In the genome of Pelodiscus sinensis isolate JC-2024 chromosome 3, ASM4963464v1, whole genome shotgun sequence, one region contains:
- the EGLN1 gene encoding egl nine homolog 1 — MANDSGGAGQGGGGGGGGSERDRQYCELCGKMENLLRCGRCRSSFYCSKEHQRQDWKKHKLVCRSGGGAAAGGGAAEHRAGLQPLARAAAGAGGGREEGAAAQKVPPGSGPGAEGEAVAAAPLTNNHVPAAAAALSEAAAPAEEEAAAPAGEAGLVYRDKSNLYPGGGQVGGGALRPNGQTKSLVPQRLALEYIVPCMNKHGICVVDEFLGKEVGGRIAREVRALHHTGRFTDGQLVSQKSDSSKDIRGDKITWVEGKEPCCQTIGLLMNSMDDLIRHCNGKLGNYKINGRTKAMVACYPGNGTGYVRHVDNPNGDGRCVTCIYYLNKDWDAKVSGGILRIFPEGKAQFADIEPKFDRLLFFWSDRRNPHEVQPAFATRYAITVWYFDADERARAKVKYLTGEKGVRVELNKPSDSIGKDVL; from the exons ATGGCTAATGACAGCGGCGGGGCCGGccagggcggcggcggcggcggcggcggcagcgagCGGGACCGGCAGTACTGCGAGCTGTGCGGGAAGATGGAGAACCTGCTGCGCTGCGGCCGCTGCCGCAGCTCCTTCTACTGCAGCAAGGAGCACCAGCGCCAGGACTGGAAGAAGCACAAGCTCGTCTGCCGCAGCGGTGGCGGCGCGGCGGCGGGAGGGGGCGCTGCCGAGCACCGCGCCGGCCTCCAGCCGCTCGCCAGGGCTGCGGCGGGAGCAGGCGgcggcagggaggagggggccgCGGCTCAAAAGGTGCCGCCGGGCTCGGGCCCCGGCGCGGAGGGAGAGGCTGTGGCTGCGGCGCCGCTGACCAACAACCACGTTCCCGCGGCAGCGGCTGCGCTGTCTGAGGCGGCGGCCCCCGCCGAGGAGGAGGCTgcggctccggcgggggaggCGGGGCTCGTGTACCGGGACAAATCCAACCTGTACCCGGGCGGGGGCCAGGTCGGCGGGGGCGCGCTGCGGCCGAACGGGCAGACCAAGTCGCTGGTGCCGCAGCGGCTGGCGCTGGAGTACATCGTGCCCTGCATGAACAAGCACGGCATCTGCGTGGTGGACGAGTTCCTGGGCAAGGAGGTGGGCGGGCGCATCGCCCGGGAGGTGCGGGCCCTGCACCACACTGGCCGCTTCACCGATGGGCAGCTGGTCAGCCAGAAGAGCGACTCCTCCAAGGACATCCGCGGGGACAAGATCACCTGGGTGGAGGGCAAGGAGCCCTGCTGCCAGACCATCGGGCTCCTCATGAACAGCATGGACGATCTCATCCGCCACTGCAATGGCAAGCTGGGCAACTACAAAATCAACGGCAGGACGAAA GCAATGGTGGCTTGTTATCCAGGCAATGGAACAGGATATGTGCGTCATGTTGATAATCCAAATGGAGATGGAAGATGTGTCACGTGTATATATTATCTTAATAAAGACTGGGATGCCAAG GTAAGTGGAGGTATTCTTCGAATATTCCCAGAAGGCAAAGCTCAGTTTGCTGATATCGAACCCAAATTTGATAGACTGCTGTTCTTCTGGTCTGACCGCCGCAACCCTCATGAAGTGCAGCCAGCATTTGCTACAAG GTACGCAATAACAGTGTGGTATTTTGATGCAGATGAAAGAGCACGAGCTAAAGTAAAATATCTAACTG GTGAAAAAGGTGTGAGGGTTGAACTCAATAAACCTTCTGACTCCATTGGGAAAGACGTTTTATAA